A portion of the Hominilimicola fabiformis genome contains these proteins:
- a CDS encoding copper amine oxidase N-terminal domain-containing protein — translation MKKVISIILTTVMLMAAMAIPAFADQPYYPCYEGTWHIKESSGTPIELQINKAGDGSMTIHFQYGQFAVTTYGSIYGKKVKSDYYEVWDGGDFIVKGTINLDLGDQGIWLDWHGYENGRDCGTTGYMFYKDNFKYTNISDSDVKVVLNGEQLSFEQNPVILNDGVLVPMRTIFESMGAEVDWYTPKKGNSNRSATATLNSKSIVFEVDSSYMSITALKNGQATDTKKITLNPPTVLYNGYTMVPVRAVSEAFGASVNWDGDSRTVYINN, via the coding sequence ATGAAAAAAGTAATATCGATTATACTAACAACAGTAATGCTTATGGCGGCAATGGCAATACCTGCATTTGCAGATCAACCATATTATCCTTGCTATGAGGGAACATGGCACATAAAAGAGAGTAGCGGAACACCGATTGAATTACAGATAAATAAAGCAGGTGACGGCTCAATGACAATCCACTTCCAATACGGACAATTTGCCGTAACAACATATGGGTCAATATACGGTAAGAAGGTTAAATCAGACTATTACGAAGTATGGGACGGCGGCGATTTTATTGTAAAGGGAACAATTAACCTTGACTTAGGTGATCAAGGTATTTGGCTTGATTGGCATGGTTACGAAAACGGTCGTGATTGCGGTACAACAGGGTATATGTTCTATAAAGATAATTTCAAGTACACAAATATAAGTGATTCAGATGTCAAAGTTGTATTGAATGGCGAACAATTATCGTTTGAACAAAATCCCGTTATTTTAAATGACGGTGTATTAGTTCCGATGAGAACGATATTTGAGTCAATGGGTGCTGAAGTTGATTGGTACACACCGAAAAAAGGAAACAGTAACAGAAGTGCAACAGCAACATTAAATTCTAAAAGCATAGTGTTTGAGGTCGATTCGTCATATATGAGCATAACCGCCTTAAAGAACGGACAAGCTACGGATACTAAAAAGATAACTCTAAACCCGCCTACTGTACTGTACAACGGATATACAATGGTTCCTGTAAGAGCTGTGTCAGAAGCGTTTGGTGCATCGGTTAACTGGGACGGTGACTCAAGAACAGTATATATAAATAACTGA